A stretch of the Theileria equi strain WA chromosome 1, complete sequence genome encodes the following:
- a CDS encoding N-ethylmaleimide-sensitive factor, putative (encoded by transcript BEWA_018910A) — MKPVTRVVCKLPDEGLTYTNCVYVNKQLYESLKALSPMAYATINNGIVFCARPHDSAGNNDIFMNSCARELLSLSVGETVTVSAEASQSGSFFRQGQSHKYPEAGSINFHISYFKPQNKSNLNLSSQTLVDVPFVDFDNLEMLVRSTLSEHVLHLSQSVPLLFEGTQLKLRVTSILSSSETSDSESLNVLMKARITDSTHLEFGYKTKDGTEHHIPKPNQSIFKPNFKFEELGIGGLDNEFADIFRRAFASRIYPPELLKELGISHVKGLLLYGPPGTGKTLIARQISKALNCSKPKTVNGPEIMSRFFGQSEENIRNLFKDAEEEYSRLGDRSSLHIIIFDEIDSICQRRGSDTSGTAARDSIVNQLLSKIDGVDSLNNILLIGMTNRLDMIDEALLRPGRFEVHIEVGLPDKLGRVQILKIHTRTMRESKRLSDDVDLDEICSLTKNYSGAELEGLVKCAVSFAIQRHIDGNDISKPKDIDKIIVKHSDFHCALGEVKPAYGVDSTNLTVFSKHGIIPFGENFHSVLETCITLAEQVSKSDKTPVLSVLLHGAVGSGKSALAAHVASIANFPFVKVISPENYIGLSELAKVNAIHKAFDDAHKTPQSLIILDNIERLIDYTPIGPRFSNNILQCLLILIKKAPKHGRRIFVIGTTSEETFMDMANVTDAFTVAAQVPLVTGPEEIYKALFESKPQGIEFADGEIKEVANCGKVPEIGIKHLMLALEIAIQKSISDGSNSITASTFLDSLKACGYFNNSSSIVV; from the exons ATGAAACCTGTTACCAGAGTAGTTTGCAAGCTTCCTGATGAAGGTCTTACCTATACGAATTGT GTTTATGTAAATAAGCAGCTTTATGAAAGTTTAAAGGCGTTGTCTCCTATGGCGTATGCTACTATCAACAATGGAATTGTTTTCTGTGCGAG GCCGCATGATTCAGCCGGaaataatgatatattTATGAATAGTTGTGCCAGGGAACTGCTCAGTCTTTCTGTTGGCGAGACCGTGACTGTGTCTGCTGAGGCCAGCCAGAGCGGATCATTTTTTAGGCAGGGGCAGTCACATAAATATCCTGAGGCTGGAAGTATTAACTTTCATATATCGTATTTTAAGCCGCAGAATAAGAGTaatttaaatttatctTCACAAACACTTGTAGACGTACCATTCGTCGATTTTGATAATTTGGAGATGTTAGTGAGAAGTACACTATCTGAACATGTTCTGCACTTATCACAAAGTGTTCCTCTACTATTCGAAGGGACACAGCTAAAATTGAG GGTGACAAGTATCCTTTCAAGCTCAGAAACTAGCGATTCTGAGTCTTTGAATGTCCTAATGAAGGCACGTATAACAGATTCAACTCATTTGGAGTTTGGTTATAAAACCAAAGATGGCACAGAACACCATATACCAAAGCCAAATCAGAGCATTTTTAAGCCAAATTTCAAATTTGAGGAGCTTGGAATCGGTGGTTTGGATAATGAATTTGCCGACATTTTTAGAAGGGCGTTTGCATCCAGGATATATCCACCAGAATTACTAAAAGAGTTAGGGATATCGCACGTTAAAG GACTGTTGTTATACGGTCCACCAGGAACAGGAAAGACACTTATAGCAAGGCAGATATCAAAAGCTTTAAATTGTTCAAAACCAAAG ACTGTTAATGGGCCTGAAATTATGAGCCGTTTTTTTGGTCaatctgaagaaaatatTCGAAACTTATTTAAGGATGcggaagaagaatataGTAGATTAGGAGATAGATCATCCCTTCATATTAttatatttgatgaaatAGATTCTATATGTCAACGAAGAGGTTCAGATACATCTGGAACG GCGGCAAGAGATAGTATTGTCAATCAATTACTTTCAAAAATAGATGGTGTTGATTCCCTGAATAACATTTTGCTGATTGGAATGACTAATCGTCTTGATATGATCGATGAAGCATTGTTACGCCCAGGAAGATTTGAGGTCCATATTGAAGTGGGATTACCAGACAAACTTGGAAGGGTACAGATTTTGAAGATTCATACTCGTACAATGAGAGAGTCCAAGCGCTTATCTGATGATGTTGATTTGGACGAAATTTGCTCGTTAACAAAAAATTATTCCGGAGCGGAATTGGAG GGACTCGTAAAGTGCGCTGTATCATTTGCTATACAAAGACAtattgatggaaatgatatTAGTAAACCTAAGGATATAGATAAGATTATTGTTAAACATTCTGATTTTCACTGCGCCTTGGGCGAAGTTAAACCAGCATATGGTGTAGATTCGACAAACCTTACCGTATTTTCGAAGCATGGAATCATACCATTCGGTGAAAACTTTCATAGTGTGCTTGAGACATGCATTACGCTTGCTGAACAAGTTTCAAAATCTGACAAGACTCCTGTCTTATCAGTGCTGTTGCATGGAGCTGTAGGCTCTGGAAAATCAGCCTTAGCGGCACATGTTGCTAGTATTGCAAACTTTCCCTTTGTAAAGGTAATATCTCCGGAAAATTATATTGGCTTATCG GAGCTAGCAAAAGTAAATGCAATTCACAAAGCGTTCGATGATGCTCACAAAACACCCCAGTCACTTATAATTTTGGATAACATTGAAAGGTTAATTGATTACACACCGATAGGACCAAGGTTCAGCAACAACATTTTGCAGTGTCTACTCATTCTCATAAAGAAGGCACCTAAGCATGGAAGACGTATATTTGTTATAGGAACGACATCTGAAGAAACATTCATGGAT ATGGCTAATGTTACGGATGCATTCACTGTAGCTGCACAAGTTCCTCTGGTGACAGGACCGGAAGAAATTTACAAGGCACTCTTTGAATCTAAGCCACAGGGTATAGAATTTGCGGATGGGGAAATAAAAGAG GTTGCAAACTGCGGGAAGGTCCCAGAAATTGGTATTAAGCACTTGATGCTTGCCCTAGAAATTGCAATTCAAAAATCTATATCTGATG GTTCGAACAGCATAACAGCGTCCACGTTTCTCGATAGTCTAAAAGCGTGCGGTTATTTTAATAATTCTTCAAGTATAGTTGTATAA
- a CDS encoding hypothetical protein (encoded by transcript BEWA_018920A), whose product MKLSDDKGFFSHHYDDTDSCLTTSKPLEITELETPYDKRRVPIAAVRYLAGSKSPNNRGIRHNCDQISDWSDARSVQSDVCPESSLEKTSRTLRGNTGLGEHYPSNKYDSADTNTRIFQENIRDTQNEAFNFDIRRHVQNYLSKNTNLRHPHISKTSPSSFLTPNREFGFKFNTQNLKVNDRNDSSFDSFHHTIGMGRPSVLDSLIIRKAPYLKNNHNLGYIHTNKSLIGEGFVNSKYSQGWNVTESDIKNNSNFIAHVGREKNTQNSYYLEHRHYTAFNTETAFDNSHRLHASVQTFEPAYMNPGNNNHHNLNFQATIQQTVESAIKNVLDTYMAHNKENDRPSSNYNLTSDSRSCSDFNILRDKSGDETCIFKPRDLVNHKITTINSHEEHTDADNDIFCYDDINLLKETGTINSENNGNITNHIGKMDSDPFQFDLKRLSTELERLKFTTKFGAADENFTNLDDTIDCSDTFKNSYINGKAVGVGNFLEYADCTRVNGLYRLMEPGDYTNRESFIGEGHEDSFSNRNSDSSSVRTEMKYHNSIFIQEIDHFKDSPSKSYDLTESPVLFGKNFKSSKAREHIDENLFIRSEDVYSSESVSNSELFAPYLNDCEGNADSTTPQSSTNSEVDNLEILRKVQDLELYIKKIESVLSKVSVNGKPEGISDADVHNTKNRSVDVTCDDGRGNIISSSELIEGYKAASIIKKLLHVQSMESLVPAFTAFVQNRLSTPKV is encoded by the exons ATGAAGTTGTCTGACGATAAAGGTTTCTTCTCTCATCATTACGATGATACAG ATTCTTGTCTAACAACATCAAAACCCCTAGAAATTACCGAGTTAGAAACCCCTTACGATAAGAGAAGAGTCCCAATTGCAGCTGTAAGATATTTGGCGGGATCCAAATCCCCTAACAATAGGGGTATTAGACATAATTGTGATCAGATATCGGATTGGAGTGATGCTAGAAGTGTACAAAGTGATGTATGTCCAGAATCTAGCCTTGAGAAAACTAGTAGGACGCTCAGAGGTAACACTGGATTAGGTGAACATTATCCATCAAATAAATATGATTCTGCTGATACTAACACCAGAATTTTCCAAGAAAATATTCGAGATACACAAAATGAAGCCTTTAATTTCGATATCCGTCGACATGTTCAAAACTATTTGTCGAAAAATACCAATCTACGGCATCCGCATATTTCAAAAACATCTCCCAGTTCTTTTTTGACCCCTAACAGGGAATTTGGATTTAAATTTAATACGCAAAATCTAAAGGTTAATGATCGCAATGATAGCTCTTTTGATTCATTTCACCATACGATCGGAATGGGTCGTCCTTCCGTTTTGGATTCTCTGATTATTAGGAAGGCTCCATACTTGAAAAATAATCATAACTTGGGTTATATCCATACAAATAAAAGTCTTATAGGTGAAGGATTTGTCAATTCGAAATACTCACAAGGTTGGAATGTTACAGAATCtgatataaaaaataaCTCTAACTTTATTGCACATGTTGGCAGGGAAAAAAACACCCAAAATAGCTACTATTTAGAGCATAGGCATTATACAGCTTTTAATACTGAGACTGCGTTTGATAACTCACACAGACTCCACGCAAGTGTCCAAACTTTTGAACCAGCTTACATGAACCCTGGGAATAATAATCACCATAATTTGAATTTCCAGGCAACTATACAGCAAACTGTAGAGAGTGCAATCAAAAATGTCTTGGATACATATATGGCGCATAACAAAGAAAATGACAGGCCTTCATCGAACTACAATCTTACTAGTGATAGTCGAAGTTGTAGCgattttaatattttaagGGACAAATCAGGAGATGAAACTTGTATATTTAAACCTAGAGATCTTGTAAATCACAAAATTACTACGATAAACTCACATGAGGAACATACAGATGCTGATAACGATATATTTTGTTACGACGATATAAATCTGCTGAAAGAAACAGGAACCATTAATTCAGAAAACAATGGTAACATAACTAATCATATAGGGAAAATGGACTCGGATCCATTTCAATTTGATTTGAAAAGATTGTCCACCGAACTAGAAAGGTTAAAATTTACTACGAAGTTTGGAGCTGCTgatgaaaattttacaaacttAGATGATACAATTGATTGCTCAGatacatttaaaaatagtTATATAAATGGCAAAGCGGTTGGTGTTGGCaattttttggaatatgCTGACTGTACTAGGGTAAATGGATTATATCGTCTTATGGAACCAGGGGATTATACCAACCGCGAGAGTTTTATAGGCGAAGGTCACGAAGACTCATTTTCAAATAGAAACTCGGACTCTAGTTCTGTGCGAACTGAAATGAAATATCATAATTCGATATTCATACAGGAAATAGACCATTTTAAAGACTCACCTTCTAAGAGTTATGACTTAACAGAATCTCCAGTCttatttggaaaaaattttaaaagCTCTAAAGCTAGAGAGcatattgatgaaaatcTTTTTATCAGATCGGAGGATGTGTATAGTAGCGAAAGTGTAAGCAACTCTGAGCTGTTTGCTCCTTATTTAAATGATTGTGAGGGGAATGCGGATTCCACAACACCTCAAAGTAGTACCAACTCTGAGGTAGACAACCTTGAAATTTTAAGAAAAGTTCAAGATCTTGAGCTTTACATTAAGAAGATTGAGTCTGTTCTGTCAAAAGTGAGTGTGAATGGAAAACCCGAGGGTATCTCGGATGCAGACGTTCATAACACAAAGAACCGATCAGTTGACGTTACATGTGACGATGGTAGAGGAAACATTATTTCTTCATCCGAACTCATAGAAGGATATAAAGCAGCCTCTATCATAAAGAAACTATTACATGTCCAGTCTATGGAGTCACTTGTTCCCGCATTCACCGCCTTTGTCCAGAATAGACTCAGTACACCAAAGGTGTAG
- a CDS encoding hypothetical protein (encoded by transcript BEWA_018930A), producing the protein MQQNNMAYSDPYLLLDRSRAFDDDMVALLDKVIQAMFDGISAENRETAHKILEEFKSIPDSWKHVALILSKSSNVNTKFFALQVLQICIQSRWNILPPEERAGIKQYVSEFVIKLSMDDEVCNKEKHFLTKMNECLIQIVKKEWPDRWPNFISEICKASHVSQNICENNMRLLNMLSEEIFDFGEDSMESRKVKKLASTMTAEFREIYNVCLFVLNSFIQSPEVIRPSLVTQTLVCLAHFLKWIPYGYIFEVYVHNNVSVILIDLLLDHFWDPVIYRIECTKCITEIASLSLQGHELHSFSPRIASMWPKLVAKISQLPTTSMQYDDPKKVPQSMRLFWETFYMQLSLCLTNFLRNFQESVIEKIPDSKDSLLFILERLVSISDINHEETFKITVDFWHHFSYQIFKELKDNEKKVAAEHGMLVNDGSTHTFNPAMINLNQRSDTLRYRVFETILIEAQKVLIKKMAKPQEIYIMYDTDSREVVREYNPNTAEIALYNKMKSTQIYLTNMLQQKTEQIMKEILKREMEYANVTGRCESWDPTALNRLCYTVGSVTSTLEESFEKQFLVWIIKCLLSICEIKVAIGDKAIVASNIMYVVGQYPQFLKTNWRFLSTVLNKLFEFMRETFPGVQQMACETFLKITSSCKKVIASQSDGNVPYIQELIRTNHTMTSVLDEKLILWFYESVGNVISAADINSRGNFIEDLMSQCNNEWNTLISNIDSDSQNANFYNVEVSRSIIQILKINNRVAKSTGFAFTKQLLYLYPSMIKIYGLYTQFIQHSVQQYGVTCFKHNNVNMLHLAKRSMIHLIETYITNIPSGVIKTFCNNKHENSMDDDIDFDMSADNTKYSEIIKQLLDSIIDNIMLDYKMEFVEIRDHEVLCMTSSMIEKLGNSGVLALPRIFENVFDCTLDMMKENFHAYPDHRESFYDLLHKATKHCFGGLLILPNERLGSFVMSLIWAFKHEHPAVSEKGLLIVLEFLRNLVILHNKTTHSPGTISPLVSFCGAYYYLLLKEILGVLTDTLHKSGFRLQTQILKLLIKFIESELVNDPAQNLTSISVMRYLVDLIGRSFNSLHTKQIDTFVVDLFNYASGVPNDLDEPGPADPSARFQTHVRDFLLSLKEFAGSGEEFEMIFEKDRQDAIQRARNIEMKKNQLTTKEVVLN; encoded by the coding sequence ATGCAGCAAAATAATATGGCGTATTCTGACCCGTACCTTTTGCTGGACAGGTCTCGCGCCTTCGATGATGACATGGTTGCGTTGTTGGATAAGGTTATCCAGGCTATGTTTGATGGCATAAGTGCTGAAAATAGAGAAACTGCCCACAAAATACTTGAGGAATTTAAGTCTATCCCAGATTCCTGGAAGCATGTAGCACTAATTCTCTCAAAGTCTTCAAATGTGAATACAAAGTTCTTTGCTCTTCAGGTGTTACAAATATGTATTCAATCCCGTTGGAATATACTACCTCCAGAAGAAAGAGCAGGTATAAAGCAATACGTATCGGAGTTCGTAATAAAACTTTCCATGGATGATGAAGTGTGCAATAAAGAAAAACACTTTCTCACaaaaatgaatgaatgcCTCATACAAATCGTCAAGAAAGAATGGCCTGACAGATGGCCTAACTTTATATCAGAAATTTGTAAAGCATCCCATGTATCGCAAAATATATGTGAAAATAATATGCGTCTTCTGAATATGTTAAGTGAAGAAATCTTTGATTTTGGTGAAGATTCGATGGAAAGTCGTAAGGTAAAAAAATTGGCCTCCACAATGACAGCAGAATTTAGAGAGATTTACAATGTCTGCTTATTTGTCTTGAATAGTTTTATACAATCCCCTGAAGTCATACGGCCCTCTTTGGTTACACAAACGTTAGTTTGTTTGGCTCATTTTCTCAAATGGATACCATATGGTTATATATTTGAAGTATACGTCCACAACAATGTGTCAGTTATTCTGATCGATCTTTTATTGGACCACTTCTGGGATCCTGTAATATATCGTATTGAGTGTACTAAATGTATCACTGAAATCGCCtctttatctttacagGGACATGAGTTGCACTCTTTCTCACCTAGAATTGCCTCCATGTGGCCAAAACTTGTCGCAAAAATTTCACAGTTACCAACAACTTCAATGCAATACGATGACCCAAAAAAGGTTCCTCAATCGATGAGGCTATTCTGGGAAACTTTCTATATGCAACTTAGTTTATGTCTAACAAACTTTCTTCGTAACTTTCAGGAAAGTGTTATAGAAAAAATTCCAGACAGTAAGGATTCGTTGCTTTTCATATTAGAACGCTTGGTGTCAATTTCTGATATCAACCATGAAGAAACATTCAAAATTACAGTGGATTTTTGGCATCATTTTTCATATCAAATATTCAAGGAACTCaaagataatgaaaagAAAGTTGCTGCTGAGCATGGTATGCTTGTAAATGATGGTAGCACGCACACGTTTAATCCAGCCatgataaatttgaatCAACGCTCAGATACCCTGAGATATCGAGTGTTTGAGACTATACTAATTGAAGCACAGAAGGTGTTGATTAAAAAAATGGCAAAACCACAAGAAATTTATATAATGTACGATACAGATTCAAGAGAGGTAGTCAGAGAGTATAATCCGAATACGGCTGAGATTGCACTATATAATAAGATGAAAAGTAcacaaatatatttaacaaaTATGTTACAACAAAAAACAGAACAGATAATGAAGGAGATCTTGAAAAGAGAAATGGAATATGCAAACGTAACTGGACGCTGTGAATCTTGGGATCCCACCGCATTGAACCGTTTGTGCTATACTGTTGGATCTGTTACTAGTACACTAGAGGAATCTTTTGAGAAGCAATTTTTAGTTTGGATTATCAAATGCTTGTTAAGCATATGTGAGATTAAAGTTGCGATTGGAGATAAGGCAATTGTAGCCTCTAATATTATGTATGTAGTGGGACAGTATCCTCAGtttttaaaaacaaactggCGCTTTTTGAGTACTGTTCTGAACAAGCTTTTTGAATTCATGAGGGAAACGTTCCCAGGGGTCCAGCAAATGGCTTGTGAAACGTTCTTAAAGATAACTAGTAGTTGTAAAAAAGTAATAGCATCGCAATCTGATGGTAATGTACCGTACATCCAGGAATTAATAAGGACTAATCATACAATGACATCTGTTCTGGATGAAAAGCTTATCCTTTGGTTTTATGAGTCTGTTGGTAACGTGATATCTGCAGCCGATATCAACTCAAGAGGAAATTTTATTGAAGATTTAATGTCTCAGTGCAATAATGAGTGGAATACTCTTATCTCCAATATCGATTCAGATTCTCAAAATGCTAATTTTTATAACGTAGAAGTTAGCCGATCtataatacaaattttgaagaTAAACAACAGAGTTGCGAAGAGTACTGGGTTTGCATTTACAAAGCAACTATTGTATTTGTATCCTAGCAtgattaaaatttatggCTTGTATACACAATTTATACAACACAGCGTTCAACAGTATGGAGTCACATGCTTCAAGCATAATAATGTAAATATGTTACATTTAGCAAAAAGGTCAATGATACACCTTATTGAAACATATATTACGAATATACCTTCAGGGGTTATAAAAACCTTTTGTAATAACAAACATGAAAATAGTATGGATGACGATATAGATTTTGATATGTCTGCGGAcaatacaaaatattcGGAGATAATCAAGCAGCTATTAGATTCAATAATAGACAATATAATGTTAGACTACAAAATGGAATTTGTAGAAATTAGGGACCACGAGGTACTTTGCATGACGAGCAGTATGATTGAAAAATTGGGGAATTCCGGTGTATTGGCATTGCCCCGAATTTTTGAGAATGTCTTTGACTGCACCTTAGACATGATGAAAGAAAATTTTCATGCATATCCTGATCATCGTGAATCATTTTATGACTTGTTACACAAGGCTACTAAACACTGTTTTGGTGGATTATTGATCCTTCCTAACGAACGTTTAGGCTCATTTGTAATGTCACTCATTTGGGCATTTAAACACGAACACCCTGCTGTTTCTGAGAAAGGTTTACTAATAGTCTTAGAGTTTTTGAGAAATTTGGTAATTCTACACAACAAGACAACACACTCACCAGGGACAATTTCTCCCCTTGTCAGCTTTTGTGGTGCGTATTATTATCTATTATTGAAGGAGATACTTGGCGTTTTGACTGATACGTTGCACAAATCTGGGTTTAGGCTGCAAACTCAAATCTTGAAGTTGCTAATCAAGTTTATTGAAAGTGAATTAGTAAATGATCCAGCACAAAATCTAACCAGCATATCTGTGATGAGATACCTGGTGGATTTAATAGGAAGAAGTTTTAATTCTTTGCATACAAAGCAAATTGATACATTTGTCGTAGATTTGTTTAACTACGCATCTGGTGTTCCAAACGATTTAGATGAGCCAGGTCCTGCTGACCCTTCTGCCAGATTCCAAACCCATGTGAGAGATTTCTTGTTGTCTCTCAAAGAATTTGCCGGCTCAGGTGAAGAATTTGAGATGATTTTCGAAAAGGATAGACAAGACGCAATACAGCGTGCGAGGAATATtgaaatgaagaaaaatcAGCTAACAACTAAGGAAGTTGTACTTAATTAG
- a CDS encoding protein kinase domain containing protein (encoded by transcript BEWA_018940A) — protein sequence MEGVNSPVNILNTGNYNVSNLKCGVSTETPSTAVTVSESLGSSFSTSKSSVHSNVTAHNKFGNHGTGNNTNSPKLNVLFNRFSPVLKGNWTTYRRKYMEGPIVGRGSFGVVKTLFSMVDLLELQQLLPTKLRLPANRLSEGIKALPNGDYEFCGLPLRRPTRAAKIMNLNHIKKVSGAKNTLHVLRELAIGAWNDHPNIVKVKEIYIDGVEDLSNITAESLSSTAIKNISCSGARVYIVMEYCSGGDLTSRTIPEAEKEDTVARMFLHVFRALSYINSRGIAHRDVKPENFLWSDTSPNAEVKLADFGLANSTLRPLKTRAGTAFYVAPEIVKCGPNSTYSVKCDSWSAGIMLHVFLLGSCPFHSDSDAKTLAKVVNEEIDWTHERYAAIPPEAYDLLKKLLVKSPHKRISTTNCLKHHWFTRITGEISSIPMSVEEATGIVQNLSIFYRFPILKQLALCLMIRQIPEAKIQEWRDRYLYLGSFCEDDSSNINLDTIRNWLLTAMDVMHSTRKDGNIIIGNSVVCLESQTCTCNNCKPRRRTSLRRTILWKSVTELASILNTFSDHNVSISFTEFLAAQLAESLCQKDDLITDIFAGLHSDIPGRRCLFIDTHDLRRLVNPMYKCCDDVLEDVLKEAETSALTCYMDNVCDDDDFQMRRSGFIRNIVHSSTNSTAHNLSLDEFFVMMKYANVQSTQNFKKHTRDELGSKHLSIRNYLALGKSTEACINETKKKKKRKKM from the coding sequence ATGGAGGGTGTTAACTCGCCAGTGAATATATTGAATACTGGAAACTACAATGTATCAAATTTAAAGTGTGGTGTTTCGACAGAAACACCATCCACTGCTGTAACAGTAAGTGAATCTTTGGGATCTAGTTTTTCTACCTCTAAATCATCTGTCCATAGCAATGTTACTGCCCATAATAAATTTGGTAACCATGGAACCGGCAATAATACAAATTCTCCTAAACTAAATGTTCTTTTTAACAGGTTTTCTCCAGTTTTGAAGGGAAATTGGACAACATATAGGAGAAAATATATGGAAGGTCCGATCGTGGGACGTGGTAGTTTTGGAGTGGTTAAAACTTTGTTTTCTATGGTAGATCTCCTGGAGCTACAACAATTGCTGCCGACAAAATTGCGTTTACCTGCGAATAGACTAAGTGAAGGTATAAAAGCACTGCCTAATGGAGACTATGAATTTTGTGGCTTACCGTTGCGGCGTCCAACACGAGCTGCAAAGATCATGAACTTGAATCACATTAAGAAGGTCTCAGGAGCAAAAAATACACTGCATGTTCTACGTGAATTAGCTATTGGTGCCTGGAACGATCATCCAAATATAGTAAAGGTTAAAGAGATTTACATTGATGGTGTGGAGGATTTAAGCAATATCACGGCTGAATCTCTAAGTTCAACGGCaatcaaaaatatttcatgTAGTGGTGCCAGGGTTTATATTGTTATGGAGTATTGCAGCGGTGGCGATTTAACATCACGCACAATACCTGAGGCAGAAAAAGAGGACACTGTTGCCAGGATGTTTTTACACGTATTTAGAGCGCTAAGTTATATCAACAGTCGTGGAATAGCGCATCGTGATGTAAAACCAGAAAATTTTCTTTGGAGTGATACATCTCCGAACGCTGAAGTAAAATTAGCAGACTTTGGGTTAGCCAATTCAACCCTTCGTCCGTTGAAAACTAGAGCGGGTACGGCATTTTATGTTGCTCCAgaaattgtaaaatgtgGCCCAAATTCCACATATTCTGTAAAATGCGATTCATGGTCAGCTGGAATTATGCTGCACGTATTTTTGTTGGGATCATGCCCTTTTCATTCTGATTCTGATGCGAAAACACTGGCTAAGGTTGTGAATGAAGAAATTGACTGGACACACGAACGCTATGCAGCTATACCTCCAGAGGCTTATGACTTACTTAAGAAACTTTTAGTAAAATCACCGCACAAACGTATATCAACAACAAACTGCTTGAAGCATCATTGGTTTACCCGCATAACAGGAGAGATATCATCTATACCAATGAGCGTTGAAGAAGCGACTGGAATAGTTCAAAATCTTTCTATTTTTTACCGCTTTCCAATATTGAAACAATTGGCTCTTTGTTTAATGATTCGTCAAATCCCAGAAGCCAAGATTCAGGAATGGAGAGATCGCTATTTGTATTTAGGTAGTTTTTGTGAAGATGATTCATCAAATATCAACTTGGATACTATTAGAAATTGGCTTTTAACCGCTATGGATGTTATGCATTCAACGAGGAAGGATGGAAATATTATAATAGGGAACAGCGTGGTATGTTTGGAATCACAGACGTGTACATGCAATAATTGTAAGCCTAGACGAAGAACAAGTTTACGTAGAACAATTTTGTGGAAATCAGTGACTGAACTGGCTTCCATATTGAACACTTTTAGTGATCACAATGTTAGCATAAGTTTTACAGAATTTTTGGCTGCTCAACTAGCCGAAAGTTTGTGTCAAAAGGATGATCTGATTACGGATATATTTGCGGGTTTACATAGCGATATTCCCGGTAGAAGGTGTCTGTTTATAGATACACATGACTTAAGGCGTCTTGTAAACCCAATGTATAAGTGTTGTGATGATGTTTTAGAAGATGTTTTGAAAGAGGCAGAAACTAGTGCACTTACATGTTATATGGATAATGTTTGCGATGACGATGATTTCCAAATGCGTAGAAGCGGGTTTATTCGCAACATAGTTCACTCTTCCACAAACAGTACGGCTCATAATCTGTCGCTGGATGAATTTTTCgtgatgatgaaatatGCCAATGTTCAATCCacacaaaattttaaaaagcatACCAGAGATGAACTTGGGAGTAAACATCTTTCCATTCGCAACTACCTAGCATTGGGAAAGAGCACTGAAGCTTGTATAAATGAAACtaagaaaaagaaaaaaaggaagaagatgtag